From Sparus aurata chromosome 9, fSpaAur1.1, whole genome shotgun sequence, a single genomic window includes:
- the LOC115587964 gene encoding follistatin-related protein 1 produces MMLSRSVAALLLLAAAVCNAQEQQSKSKVCANVFCGAGRECAVNEKGEPSCLCIESCKPHKRSVCGSNGKTYRNHCELHRDACLTGLKIQVAHDGHCQEKKSEQAAASPVVCYAADRNELRSRVIQWLQTEVIPDGWFVKGSNFSDILHKYFKSYDNGDSQLDSSELLKFIQQNESVVELQSYADQESNKLLRSLCVDALIELSDENADWKLSFDEFLNCLKPGFNPPEKKCALEDETYEDGAETQVECNRCVCACGNWVCTAMTCTDKTAAVDESTDAGAEMTEEEWNLRVAELNKHQETVEKMKSSTKEA; encoded by the exons gagcagcagagcaagAGCAAAGTGTGCGCCAACGTGTTCTGTGGGGCCGGCAGAGAGTGCGCCGTGAACGAGAAGGGGGagcccagctgtctgtgtatagAG aGCTGTAAGCCCCACAAGAGGTCAGTGTGTGGCAGCAACGGGAAGACCTACAGGAACCACTGTGAGCTCCACAGGGATGCCTGTCTGACCGGCCTCAAGATCCAGGTGGCCCACGATGGACACTGCCAGG AGAAGAAATCAGAGCAGGCTGCTGCCAGCCCAG TGGTGTGCTACGCTGCTGACCGCAACGAGCTGAGGAGTCGTGTGATCCAGTGGCTGCAGACTGAGGTCATCCCCGACGGCTGGTTTGTCAAAGGATCCAACTTCTCTGACATCCTGCACAAGTACTTCAAG TCGTATGACAACGGTGACTCTCAGCTGGACTCCTCAGAGCTGCTTAAATTCATCCAGCAGAATGAGTCGGTTGTGGAGCTGCAGTCCTACGCAGACCAGGAGAGCAACAAACTGCTCAG GAGCCTGTGTGTCGATGCCCTCATCGAGCTCTCTGATGAGAACGCCGACTGGAAGCTGAGCTTTGATGAGTTCCTCAACTGCCTGAAGCCCGGCTTCAATCCACCAGAGAAGA AATGTGCCTTGGAGGATGAGACATATGAGGATGGAGCAGAGACCCAGGTCGAGTGTAaccgctgtgtgtgtgcatgtggcaACTGGGTGTGCACTGCAATGACCTGCACTG ataaaacagcagctgtggATGAGTCAACAGACGCCGGGGCAGAGATGACTGAGGAGGAGTGGAACCTCCGTGTGGCTGAGCTCAACAAGCACCAG gaaacagttgAGAAGATGAAGAGCAGCACAAAGGAGGCCTAA